TACTATAAGCTGCTCATCGCAACAAAAGGAGAAATGAATGGCACAAATTGATGCTTTTTTCAAACTGATGAACGATCAGGGAGCGTCTGACCTGCATATGGTTGCTGGTCAGCAGCCCATTCTGCGCATTCGTGGAGAAATGGAGCGGGTCAAGTACAAAACCTTGGATGATGAAGGATTAAAGACCTTGCTCTACGAGATCTGCCCAGAGCCGAAAATTAAGCTCTTTGAAGAGACCGGAGATATTGACTTTGGTTATCATATTCCAGGGCTTGCTCGTTACCGGGCCAACTTTTTTCAGCAAAAATACGGCATTGCTGCGGTTTTTCGTGAAATCCCCAGTGAAATACTCTCCTGCGAACAGTTGGGACTGCCCAAGGTTATCACTAAACTGGCCACCTTGCCCAAGGGACTAGTCCTCGTTACCGGCCCCACTGGATCCGGGAAATCAACCACCTTGGCTGCCATCATTGATGAGATCAACAGCACCCGTTGCGAACATATCTTGACGGTTGAGGATCCTATCGAGTTTGTCCATAAGAGTAAAAAATGTTTGGTCAATCATCGAGAGGTCGGCACCCATACCAAGAGCTTTTCCTCCGCTCTGCGCGGAGCCCTTCGCGAGGATCCGGATATCATCCTCGTCGGCGAGATGCGTGACCTGGAAACCATCTCCTTGGCTATGGAGGCGGCCATGACCGGTCATGTGGTCTTTGGCACCCTCCATACCATGAACGCCATGAAGACGGTGGACCGTATCATTGAAATTTTTCCAGCAGACCAGCAGGGACAGGTCCGCTCGACCTTGGCCGATGCCCTGAAAGCGGTTGTTT
This genomic interval from Candidatus Electrothrix rattekaaiensis contains the following:
- a CDS encoding type IV pilus twitching motility protein PilT, which codes for MAQIDAFFKLMNDQGASDLHMVAGQQPILRIRGEMERVKYKTLDDEGLKTLLYEICPEPKIKLFEETGDIDFGYHIPGLARYRANFFQQKYGIAAVFREIPSEILSCEQLGLPKVITKLATLPKGLVLVTGPTGSGKSTTLAAIIDEINSTRCEHILTVEDPIEFVHKSKKCLVNHREVGTHTKSFSSALRGALREDPDIILVGEMRDLETISLAMEAAMTGHVVFGTLHTMNAMKTVDRIIEIFPADQQGQVRSTLADALKAVVSQTLFKRIDKKGRVAAQEILICTPAIRNLIREAKTYQIPSSMQTGKKFGMATLDDTIEELLKKRIISPDDAYINCIEKKRFVKFLKKPPGDFTDA